A window from Electrophorus electricus isolate fEleEle1 chromosome 7, fEleEle1.pri, whole genome shotgun sequence encodes these proteins:
- the ntf3 gene encoding neurotrophin-3: MVTFITILQVNLVMSILLYVMFLAYLYGISATTMNKQRPTQDPINTLIIKLLQADISRGRQRQDEGTQDTPLPYPAGTGHPPRLSLSAHQPSRVRADELLQQHKRYNSPRVLLSERPPLQPPPLYLIDDFVSSQDGSSGNKTRQKRYAEHKSYRGEYSVCDSKSRWVTDKTMAVDIHGREVSVLTEVEMVSPSMKQYFFETSCQNSKPLKSGCRGIDDKHWNSQCKTSQTYVRALTKYNNVMNWRWIRINTSCVCALSRKHRRT; this comes from the exons ATGGTTACCTTTATTACG ATCTTACAGGTGAATCTAGTGATGTCCATCTTGCTGTACGTGATGTTCCTCGCGTACCTCTATGGCATCTCCGCCACCACGATGAACAAGCAGAGGCCCACCCAAGACCCCATCAACACTCTCATCATCAAGCTCTTGCAGGCCGACATCAGCCGCGGCCGGCAGAGGCAAGACGAGGGGACTCAGGACACACCCTTGCCCTACCCCGCAGGTACCGGCCACCCGCCACGACTCAGCCTGTCCGCTCACCAGCCAAGTAGGGTAAGGGCCGATGAGCTGCTCCAGCAGCACAAGCGTTACAACTCACCCCGTGTGCTGCTGAGCGAGCGGCCTCCGCTGCAGCCTCCGCCACTCTACCTCATCGACGACTTCGTGAGCAGCCAGGACGGCAGCAGTGGCAACAAGACACGGCAAAAGCGCTACGCTGAGCACAAGAGCTACCGGGGCGAGTACTCGGTGTGTGACAGCAAGAGCCGCTGGGTAACGGACAAGACCATGGCAGTGGACATCCACGGGCGGGAGGTTTCCGTGCTGACAGAGGTTGAAATGGTGTCGCCGAGCATGAAGCAGTACTTTTTTGAGACGAGCTGCCAGAATAGCAAGCCTTTGAAGAGTGGCTGCCGCGGCATTGATGACAAGCACTGGAACTCTCAGTGCAAAACCTCACAAACGTATGTGCGAGCGCTCACCAAATACAATAACGTGATGAACTGGCGCTGGATACGAATCAACACCTCATGTGTCTGCGCACTTTCACGCAAACACCGCAGGACgtaa